A single window of Luteipulveratus halotolerans DNA harbors:
- a CDS encoding DUF937 domain-containing protein, with protein sequence MSAVEDILAQVPINQLAQQVGADEQATRGAVEQAVPALLSGMQANAQDEGGAASLTEALGQHQGGIPAPDQVDPAEGDTIVNHVFGANRDAVVNQLGGIGGAGGNDLIKKLLPILAPIVLSYLSNKILKGGTAGGQQPAPQTPTPAPQQTPAPQDQQAPAPQQGGGGLGDILGDLIGGGQQGGGQSGAGGLGGILGDLLGGGRKA encoded by the coding sequence ATGAGTGCAGTCGAGGACATTCTCGCGCAGGTTCCGATCAACCAGCTGGCCCAGCAGGTCGGCGCGGACGAGCAGGCAACGCGTGGTGCCGTCGAGCAGGCCGTTCCCGCCCTGCTGAGTGGTATGCAGGCCAATGCCCAGGACGAGGGCGGCGCAGCGTCGCTCACCGAGGCTCTCGGTCAGCACCAGGGCGGCATCCCCGCTCCCGACCAGGTCGACCCGGCTGAGGGCGACACGATCGTCAACCACGTGTTCGGCGCCAACCGCGACGCGGTGGTCAACCAGCTCGGCGGCATCGGCGGCGCGGGTGGCAACGACCTGATCAAGAAGCTGCTGCCGATCCTCGCGCCGATCGTCCTGTCGTACCTGTCCAACAAGATCCTCAAGGGCGGGACCGCCGGCGGTCAGCAGCCGGCGCCGCAGACCCCGACGCCCGCACCGCAGCAGACGCCCGCGCCGCAGGACCAGCAGGCGCCGGCGCCCCAGCAGGGTGGTGGCGGCCTCGGTGACATCCTCGGCGACCTGATCGGCGGTGGTCAGCAGGGCGGCGGGCAGTCCGGCGCGGGCGGCCTCGGCGGCATCCTCGGCGATCTCCTCGGTGGTGGCCGCAAGGCCTGA
- a CDS encoding SCO2322 family protein yields MTVRPLTRAVPVLAAAAALAVLLGLLSAPTASAAAYRYWGYYQLKGTTWSFSPKGAAQTRPADGSVEGWRFAVAGETDTRTPRGVVTFEAACKDTPAKDGTKRVAVVLDYGRAADAESGTPPQPKAACAQVPTNATGADVLSAVATVRTEKAQVCGVDSWPASGCSGEVKNVSAAAKAADDKIAISTDAASSSDDSSNRTPLLIGGAVLVLLLAGAALTLVRRRRTESA; encoded by the coding sequence ATGACCGTTCGTCCCCTCACCCGTGCGGTGCCCGTGCTCGCGGCCGCCGCTGCCCTTGCGGTGCTGCTCGGGCTGCTGAGCGCGCCGACGGCGTCCGCGGCTGCGTACCGCTACTGGGGCTACTACCAGCTCAAGGGCACGACGTGGTCCTTCTCCCCCAAGGGCGCTGCTCAGACCCGTCCGGCTGACGGCTCGGTGGAGGGCTGGCGTTTCGCCGTCGCCGGCGAGACCGACACCCGTACCCCGCGTGGCGTGGTCACCTTCGAGGCCGCCTGCAAGGACACCCCGGCCAAGGACGGTACGAAGCGGGTCGCGGTGGTCCTCGACTACGGCCGGGCCGCGGATGCCGAGTCGGGCACCCCGCCCCAGCCCAAGGCGGCCTGCGCTCAGGTCCCGACCAACGCCACCGGCGCCGACGTGCTGTCGGCCGTCGCCACTGTGCGCACCGAGAAGGCTCAGGTCTGCGGTGTCGACAGCTGGCCGGCGTCCGGGTGCAGCGGCGAGGTCAAGAACGTCAGCGCGGCGGCCAAGGCCGCCGACGACAAGATCGCGATCAGCACCGACGCCGCCTCGTCGTCCGACGACTCCAGCAACCGCACCCCGCTCCTGATCGGTGGCGCGGTGCTCGTCCTGCTGCTCGCCGGTGCCGCGCTGACCCTCGTGCGTCGGCGGCGTACCGAGTCCGCCTGA
- a CDS encoding ECF transporter S component encodes MRRHEIVRWTWTSSVAMTLVTVIGVLSFTWPFFVDSQAALAGDHSMPWLFPALIALIGAVLLAELSRGGMDAKVVATLGVLAAMGGALRVLSAGTAGLEPMFFLVVLGGRVLGRTAGFLLGALAIITGAFLTGGVGPWTPFQMVATGWVGLGAALLPRVPERAERWMLAAYGLLSGLLYGVVMNLWFWPFLGTSAPAGAGFDAGDGLTTQLAHYAVFYGLTSLGWDLPRGVLTAVLVLVAARPVLAALRRAVRRASFSPTVRTTGDRSAYEERHEPGLQ; translated from the coding sequence ATGCGCCGTCACGAGATCGTGCGCTGGACGTGGACCTCGAGCGTCGCGATGACCCTCGTGACCGTCATCGGCGTCCTGTCGTTCACCTGGCCGTTCTTCGTCGACTCCCAGGCGGCGCTCGCGGGCGACCACTCCATGCCGTGGCTCTTCCCGGCGTTGATCGCCCTGATCGGAGCGGTGCTGCTCGCCGAGCTCAGTCGCGGTGGGATGGACGCCAAGGTCGTCGCCACCCTGGGTGTCCTCGCGGCGATGGGCGGTGCGCTCCGGGTGCTGTCCGCGGGCACCGCCGGGCTCGAGCCGATGTTCTTCCTGGTGGTGCTCGGCGGTCGGGTCCTCGGCCGCACGGCCGGGTTCCTGCTCGGCGCGCTCGCCATCATCACGGGAGCGTTCCTCACCGGCGGTGTCGGCCCCTGGACGCCGTTCCAGATGGTCGCCACGGGCTGGGTCGGTCTCGGCGCTGCGCTCCTCCCCCGGGTCCCCGAGCGGGCCGAACGCTGGATGCTCGCGGCCTACGGGCTGCTGAGCGGCCTGCTCTACGGCGTCGTGATGAACCTGTGGTTCTGGCCGTTCCTCGGCACGTCGGCGCCCGCCGGCGCCGGGTTCGACGCCGGTGACGGACTCACGACCCAGCTCGCGCACTACGCGGTGTTCTACGGTCTGACCTCCCTCGGCTGGGACCTGCCCCGCGGCGTCCTCACGGCAGTGCTCGTGCTCGTGGCCGCGCGCCCGGTCCTCGCCGCGCTGCGGCGCGCCGTACGCCGGGCGTCGTTCTCCCCGACGGTCCGTACCACGGGCGACCGGTCGGCGTACGAGGAACGGCACGAACCGGGGTTACAGTGA
- a CDS encoding bifunctional adenosylcobinamide kinase/adenosylcobinamide-phosphate guanylyltransferase, translating to MTTTLVLGGARSGKSRYAESLLDDADAVTYIATGPLPDEDDGDWKARVEEHQARRAEGWTTVESTDVTRAILSARAPSLVDCIGNWVTGTIDAAKAWDNRDKALTIVQERTAELVALWTNAPYDIVAVTNEVGMSVVPETASGRLFQDALGRVNATLSAVSDRVHLIVAGRVIDLSSSPVVPGALA from the coding sequence ATGACCACGACGCTGGTGCTCGGTGGTGCGCGCAGCGGCAAGAGCCGCTACGCCGAGTCGTTGCTCGACGATGCCGACGCGGTCACCTACATCGCCACGGGGCCGCTCCCCGACGAGGACGACGGCGACTGGAAGGCGCGCGTCGAGGAGCACCAGGCCCGACGCGCCGAGGGCTGGACCACGGTCGAGAGCACCGATGTGACCCGGGCCATCCTGAGTGCCCGGGCACCCTCCCTGGTCGACTGCATCGGCAACTGGGTGACCGGCACCATCGACGCGGCCAAGGCCTGGGACAACCGCGACAAGGCGCTCACGATCGTCCAGGAGCGCACAGCAGAGCTGGTCGCGCTGTGGACCAACGCGCCCTACGACATCGTGGCCGTCACCAACGAGGTCGGCATGAGCGTGGTGCCCGAGACCGCGTCGGGTCGTCTGTTCCAGGACGCACTCGGGCGTGTCAACGCCACCCTGAGCGCCGTCAGCGACCGCGTCCACCTGATCGTCGCCGGGCGGGTCATCGACCTGAGCAGCAGCCCTGTCGTGCCGGGCGCACTTGCCTGA
- a CDS encoding energy-coupling factor transporter transmembrane component T — translation MSPADLLSRPRLLHPAAWWVWGLLLAAAASRTTNPVYLLVLLAVVGWVVLLRRETGASGTLGVFLTIALVAIVIRVVMTVLLGSGVGGRTTLLTLPEVPLPDWLAGVRLGGPVQLEGLLDAAYHGLQLATILVCVGACNVLADPRRLLRYVPATLYDVGTAVVVALTYVPALADDAARIRTARRLRGHSGNGIREMSRLVVPVLESSLERSLSLAASMESRGYGRMTLGRAAHRRSVALTMVGLVGVLVGVYGLLDASTPTALGLPVLLLGCLCAGAALLTGSRRDRRTPYRRDPWRLPETLVVASAGVATTAVFVVGARGSAGITPPQVPATWPVVSTTLLIALLVPLLAGALAPRPPRRAALEDRASEAAS, via the coding sequence GTGAGTCCGGCCGACCTGCTGTCCCGACCGCGTCTGCTGCACCCAGCGGCGTGGTGGGTCTGGGGTCTGCTGCTGGCCGCGGCCGCGTCCCGCACGACCAACCCCGTCTACCTGCTGGTGCTGCTCGCCGTCGTCGGCTGGGTGGTGCTGCTGCGCCGCGAGACCGGCGCGAGCGGCACGCTCGGGGTGTTCCTCACCATCGCGCTGGTCGCGATCGTCATCCGTGTGGTGATGACGGTGCTGCTCGGCAGCGGCGTCGGCGGTCGGACGACGCTGCTCACGCTCCCGGAGGTCCCGCTGCCCGACTGGCTCGCCGGCGTACGCCTCGGCGGACCCGTCCAGCTCGAGGGTCTTCTCGACGCGGCGTACCACGGGCTCCAGCTCGCGACGATCCTCGTGTGCGTCGGTGCCTGCAACGTGCTCGCCGACCCGCGTCGCCTCCTGCGCTACGTCCCCGCGACGCTGTACGACGTCGGCACGGCTGTCGTGGTCGCCCTCACGTACGTGCCGGCGCTGGCCGATGACGCGGCCCGCATCCGCACGGCGCGTCGGCTGCGCGGTCACAGCGGCAACGGCATCCGTGAGATGTCTCGCCTCGTCGTCCCCGTGCTCGAGAGCTCGTTGGAGCGTTCGCTGTCGCTCGCGGCGTCGATGGAGTCGCGCGGCTACGGTCGCATGACTCTCGGTCGCGCCGCGCACCGGCGTTCGGTGGCGCTGACGATGGTCGGGCTCGTCGGCGTGCTCGTCGGTGTCTACGGCCTGCTCGACGCCTCGACGCCCACCGCTCTCGGGCTGCCCGTGCTGCTGCTCGGCTGCCTGTGCGCCGGCGCCGCGCTGCTGACCGGCAGCCGACGCGACCGCCGTACGCCCTACCGCCGTGACCCGTGGAGGCTGCCCGAGACGCTGGTGGTCGCGAGCGCCGGTGTCGCCACGACGGCAGTGTTCGTCGTCGGCGCGCGCGGCAGCGCCGGGATCACTCCGCCGCAGGTACCGGCGACGTGGCCGGTGGTGTCCACCACGCTGCTCATCGCGCTCCTGGTGCCGCTGCTGGCCGGCGCGCTGGCCCCTCGCCCGCCACGCCGTGCAGCGCTGGAGGACCGCGCGTCGGAGGCGGCCTCATGA
- a CDS encoding NAD(P)-dependent malic enzyme, with translation MTALAPEPGPDTTGPVFDAHEGGKLESTPTKALRDRKDLSLLYTPGVADVCRAIAQDPSLSFRYTTRRNTVAVVTDGTAVLGLGDIGPVAALPVMEGKSVLFKHFGGVDSVPVCLESGSVDELVEAIARLAPTYGGINLEDISAPRCFEIERRLQERLDIPVFHDDQHGTAIVVLAALINAAQVVDRSLEGLRVVISGAGAAGVAIAALLRRSGVHDIVVCDSRGIIEPGREQLADHKRRIAATTNPRGLQGSIGEALEGADVFVGVSGGTVPEELVATMADDAIIFALANPDPEVHPDVAARHAAVVATGRSDFPNQINNVLAFPGLFRGALDSGASAITEPMKVAAARAIAALVETPTAGEIVPSVFDERVAPAVAQAVADLA, from the coding sequence ATGACGGCACTGGCCCCTGAGCCCGGCCCCGACACCACCGGACCCGTCTTCGACGCCCACGAGGGCGGCAAGCTGGAGTCCACGCCCACCAAGGCCCTGCGCGACCGCAAGGACCTCTCGCTGCTGTACACCCCCGGTGTTGCCGACGTGTGCCGCGCGATCGCCCAGGACCCGTCGCTGTCCTTCCGCTACACCACGCGCCGCAACACCGTGGCCGTCGTGACCGACGGCACCGCCGTGCTCGGCCTGGGTGACATCGGTCCGGTCGCGGCCCTGCCGGTGATGGAGGGCAAGTCGGTGCTGTTCAAGCACTTCGGCGGCGTCGACAGCGTGCCGGTGTGCCTCGAGAGCGGGTCGGTCGACGAGCTGGTCGAGGCGATCGCCCGGCTCGCGCCGACCTACGGCGGCATCAACCTGGAGGACATCTCGGCGCCGCGGTGCTTCGAGATCGAGCGCCGGCTGCAGGAGCGTCTCGACATCCCTGTCTTCCACGACGACCAGCACGGCACCGCCATCGTGGTGCTGGCCGCGCTGATCAACGCGGCCCAGGTCGTGGATCGGTCGCTCGAGGGCCTGCGCGTCGTGATCTCGGGAGCGGGGGCCGCGGGTGTGGCCATCGCGGCGCTGCTCCGTCGCAGCGGCGTGCACGACATCGTCGTCTGCGACTCGCGCGGGATCATCGAGCCCGGCCGTGAGCAGCTCGCCGACCACAAGCGCCGCATCGCCGCGACGACCAACCCACGCGGTCTGCAGGGCTCCATCGGCGAGGCGCTCGAGGGCGCGGACGTGTTCGTCGGGGTGTCCGGTGGCACCGTGCCGGAGGAGCTCGTCGCGACGATGGCCGATGACGCGATCATCTTCGCCCTCGCCAACCCCGACCCCGAGGTCCACCCCGACGTCGCCGCGCGGCACGCAGCCGTCGTCGCCACCGGAAGGTCGGACTTCCCCAACCAGATCAACAATGTGCTCGCCTTCCCCGGTCTGTTCCGCGGCGCTCTCGACTCCGGTGCGTCGGCGATCACCGAGCCGATGAAGGTCGCCGCGGCTCGCGCGATCGCTGCGCTGGTCGAGACACCGACCGCGGGCGAGATCGTGCCGTCGGTGTTCGACGAGCGGGTCGCTCCCGCGGTCGCGCAGGCGGTTGCCGACCTGGCCTGA
- a CDS encoding response regulator codes for MNDARSTVTRVLLVDDDGLVRAGLRMILGGAPDIEVVGEAGNGEDALSAASESAPDVVLMDIRMPRMDGIAATERLVAEHGDDLRVIVLTTFDTDDMVVQAVRVGASGFLLKDTPPERLVAAVRAVADGEPILSPQVTASLMARISNGGDTSRPERARQRLAVLTEREHEVAVAVGQGLSNAQISQQLYMSVPTVKAHVSRLLTKLDAANRVQVAILVHDAQLS; via the coding sequence GTGAACGACGCCCGCTCCACCGTGACCCGTGTCCTCCTCGTCGACGACGACGGACTCGTCAGGGCAGGGCTGCGGATGATCCTCGGCGGCGCTCCGGACATCGAGGTGGTCGGCGAGGCAGGCAACGGCGAGGACGCCTTGAGCGCCGCGAGCGAGAGCGCGCCCGACGTCGTCCTGATGGACATCCGGATGCCACGGATGGACGGCATCGCCGCGACCGAGCGCCTCGTGGCCGAGCACGGCGACGACCTGCGCGTCATCGTCCTGACGACCTTCGACACCGACGACATGGTGGTCCAGGCCGTCCGCGTCGGCGCCTCGGGATTCCTGCTCAAGGACACCCCGCCGGAGCGGCTCGTCGCGGCGGTGCGGGCTGTGGCCGACGGTGAACCGATCCTCTCGCCGCAGGTCACCGCCTCGCTGATGGCGCGCATCAGCAACGGCGGCGACACCTCGCGCCCCGAGCGCGCCCGACAGCGGCTCGCCGTGCTCACCGAGCGCGAGCACGAGGTCGCGGTCGCCGTCGGCCAGGGGCTGTCCAACGCCCAGATCAGCCAACAGCTCTACATGAGCGTGCCGACCGTGAAGGCCCACGTGTCGAGGCTCCTCACCAAGCTCGATGCCGCCAACCGGGTGCAGGTCGCGATCCTGGTGCACGACGCGCAGCTGAGCTGA
- the gcvT gene encoding glycine cleavage system aminomethyltransferase GcvT, translating to MTGDPLKTSPLHDRHVALGAKLADFGGWQMPIEYPGGGVLREHTAVRERVGIFDVSHLGKALVKGAGAADFVNSCFTNDLRKVQPPKAQYTMCCDEETGGVVDDLIQYFRSDDELFLVPNAANTAEVVRRMQATAPEGLTITDEHTSYGIIAVQGPKSLEVVEALGLPTDLEYMSFTTADWQGREVIVLRSGYTGEKGFELVPRWEDTPALWDALVEAMQPYDGLPCGLGARDTLRTEMGYALHGHELSMDITPNMARAGWAVGWKKDAFWGKEVLEAQRAEKSCRLAWGLLATGRGIPRADCEVRGADGQVIGVVTSGTMSPTLKQGIALALLDRGVAEGDEVVVDVRGRELAATVVKPPFVQVETA from the coding sequence ATGACAGGTGACCCCTTGAAGACCTCGCCCCTGCACGACCGGCACGTCGCCCTCGGCGCCAAGCTGGCCGACTTCGGCGGGTGGCAGATGCCGATCGAGTACCCCGGCGGCGGAGTCCTGCGTGAGCACACCGCCGTGCGCGAGCGGGTCGGCATCTTCGACGTGAGCCACCTCGGCAAGGCGCTCGTGAAGGGCGCCGGTGCCGCGGACTTCGTCAACTCCTGCTTCACCAACGACCTGCGCAAGGTGCAGCCGCCCAAGGCGCAGTACACGATGTGCTGCGACGAGGAGACCGGCGGCGTCGTCGACGACCTGATCCAGTACTTCCGCAGCGATGACGAGCTGTTCCTCGTGCCCAACGCCGCCAACACGGCCGAGGTCGTACGGCGGATGCAGGCCACGGCGCCGGAGGGCCTGACGATCACCGACGAGCACACGTCGTACGGCATCATCGCCGTCCAGGGCCCGAAGTCGCTCGAGGTCGTCGAGGCGCTCGGCCTGCCGACCGACCTGGAGTACATGTCGTTCACGACCGCCGACTGGCAGGGCCGTGAGGTCATCGTGCTGCGTTCCGGCTACACCGGCGAGAAGGGGTTCGAGCTGGTGCCGCGCTGGGAGGACACCCCGGCCCTGTGGGACGCCCTCGTCGAGGCGATGCAGCCGTACGACGGTCTGCCGTGTGGCCTCGGTGCGCGCGACACGCTGCGCACCGAGATGGGCTACGCGCTGCACGGTCACGAGCTGTCGATGGACATCACTCCCAACATGGCTCGCGCCGGCTGGGCGGTCGGCTGGAAGAAGGACGCGTTCTGGGGCAAGGAGGTCCTGGAGGCTCAGCGGGCAGAGAAGTCCTGCCGTCTCGCCTGGGGCCTGCTCGCGACCGGGCGTGGCATCCCGCGCGCCGACTGCGAGGTGCGAGGCGCTGACGGTCAGGTGATCGGCGTGGTCACCTCCGGCACGATGTCGCCGACCCTCAAGCAGGGCATCGCGCTCGCGCTGCTCGACCGAGGTGTGGCCGAGGGTGACGAGGTCGTCGTCGACGTCCGTGGTCGCGAGCTGGCCGCCACCGTCGTCAAGCCGCCGTTCGTGCAGGTCGAGACCGCATGA
- a CDS encoding GNAT family N-acetyltransferase — translation MTEWSTDAARSYAAGLLVGDRVELRALREGELEVLDGWWNEPAEMVLQNAVIRPQPRGSMTETLTRWHANEGDVGFAVVERSSGELAGSAVLFGSMLPMRSATYAVQLGPGYQGRGLGPEVTRMMLRYGFDQMGLHRIQLAVWAYNGRAIAAYERAGFVVEGRRRDAVFHGGQFHDEVLMAVLEPEWRARQA, via the coding sequence ATGACCGAGTGGTCGACCGACGCAGCCCGGTCCTACGCGGCCGGGCTGCTCGTCGGCGACCGCGTCGAGCTGCGCGCGCTGCGCGAGGGCGAGCTCGAGGTGCTCGACGGCTGGTGGAACGAGCCGGCCGAGATGGTGCTGCAGAACGCCGTGATCCGTCCGCAGCCACGGGGCAGCATGACCGAGACGCTGACGCGGTGGCACGCCAACGAGGGCGATGTCGGCTTCGCGGTGGTCGAGCGGTCCAGCGGTGAGCTCGCAGGCAGCGCAGTGCTCTTCGGCTCGATGCTGCCGATGCGGTCGGCGACCTACGCCGTGCAGCTCGGGCCGGGCTACCAAGGGCGCGGACTCGGGCCTGAGGTCACCCGCATGATGCTGCGCTACGGCTTCGACCAGATGGGGCTGCACCGCATCCAGCTCGCGGTGTGGGCCTACAACGGCCGGGCCATCGCGGCGTACGAGCGCGCCGGGTTCGTGGTCGAGGGACGTCGTCGTGACGCGGTCTTCCACGGCGGTCAGTTCCACGACGAGGTGCTGATGGCGGTGCTCGAGCCCGAGTGGCGCGCGCGACAGGCCTGA
- a CDS encoding ABC transporter ATP-binding protein: MIELDDVRVTYDDAPRPHLSTGRVRVPEGDLVVVVGPTGSGKSTLLRSLNGLVPHFTGGHLQGRVVVDGRDTRDHRPRDLASVVGFAGQDPAAGFVTETVEEEIAYGMETMGLRPTAMRRRVEESLDVLGVADLRDRPLRELSGGQQQRVAVASVLAAGPRVLVLDEPTSSLDPVSAEDVLAAVHRLVHDLGVTVVLAEHRLERVVHHADSVLLVTDGVLSPLLDPAEAMAQSTIAPPVVRLGRQQRWAPLPLSIRDARRRAEPLRASLPSPTDPVGPTAADPLVTTRRLHVRRRGTTVLGEVDLALPPGRVTALMGRNGAGKSTLLGCLAGVVSPTSGTARVDGADPTRTPPRRLIHHVGLVPQDAASLLYHDSVGRECSAADDDFSRPAGTCAALLHRLAPHLSADQHPRDLSEGGRVLLALAVVLTGAPAVVLLDEPTRGLDYTAKERLGAVVRDLAAEGRTVLMATHDVEMAAEVADDVVLIADGELIGHGPAREILCESPAFAPQVAKIMHPLPYLTVTEVPDPPGLQES, translated from the coding sequence ATGATCGAGCTCGACGACGTGCGGGTGACGTACGACGACGCGCCCCGACCCCATCTGAGCACCGGTCGCGTCCGGGTGCCCGAAGGCGACCTGGTCGTCGTGGTCGGACCGACCGGCAGCGGCAAGTCGACACTGCTGCGCTCGCTCAACGGGCTCGTCCCCCACTTCACCGGAGGCCACCTGCAGGGCCGCGTCGTCGTCGACGGACGTGACACCCGGGACCACCGCCCCCGCGACCTCGCCTCGGTGGTCGGGTTCGCCGGGCAGGACCCAGCCGCGGGTTTCGTCACCGAGACCGTCGAGGAGGAGATCGCCTACGGCATGGAGACGATGGGACTGCGTCCGACGGCGATGCGTCGACGGGTGGAGGAGAGCCTGGACGTCCTCGGCGTCGCTGACCTGCGCGACCGACCGCTGCGCGAGCTCAGCGGTGGGCAGCAGCAGCGGGTCGCCGTCGCGTCCGTACTCGCTGCAGGGCCACGTGTACTCGTCCTCGACGAGCCGACCTCCTCGCTCGACCCCGTCTCCGCCGAGGACGTCCTCGCCGCCGTCCACCGGCTCGTGCACGACCTCGGCGTGACCGTCGTGCTCGCCGAGCACCGACTCGAACGCGTCGTGCACCACGCCGACAGCGTGCTGCTGGTGACGGACGGTGTCCTGTCGCCCCTGCTCGACCCGGCCGAGGCGATGGCGCAGTCCACCATCGCGCCACCTGTGGTCCGCCTCGGCCGCCAGCAGCGCTGGGCTCCGCTCCCCCTGTCGATCCGCGACGCCCGGCGACGAGCCGAGCCGCTTCGGGCGAGCCTGCCGTCGCCCACGGATCCGGTCGGGCCCACGGCAGCGGACCCCCTCGTCACGACTCGTCGTCTTCACGTCCGCCGACGGGGCACGACCGTGCTCGGCGAGGTCGACCTGGCACTGCCGCCAGGTCGAGTGACGGCGCTCATGGGACGCAACGGGGCCGGCAAGTCGACGCTCCTGGGCTGCCTCGCAGGCGTCGTCTCACCGACATCAGGCACTGCGCGGGTCGACGGTGCGGACCCCACTCGTACGCCGCCACGCCGCCTGATCCACCACGTCGGGCTCGTCCCCCAGGACGCCGCGTCCTTGCTCTACCACGACAGCGTCGGACGCGAGTGCTCCGCTGCCGACGACGACTTCTCCCGACCTGCGGGCACCTGCGCAGCGCTCCTGCACCGGCTCGCCCCGCACCTGTCCGCCGACCAGCACCCGCGTGACCTGTCCGAGGGCGGACGCGTTCTGCTCGCGCTCGCGGTGGTCCTCACAGGCGCACCTGCGGTCGTCCTCCTCGACGAGCCGACCCGCGGACTGGACTACACCGCCAAGGAACGGCTCGGAGCCGTCGTCCGCGACCTCGCAGCCGAGGGCCGCACGGTGCTCATGGCCACGCACGACGTCGAGATGGCTGCCGAGGTGGCCGACGACGTCGTACTCATCGCCGACGGTGAGCTGATCGGCCACGGACCGGCGCGCGAGATCCTGTGCGAGTCACCGGCGTTCGCGCCGCAGGTCGCCAAGATCATGCATCCGCTGCCCTACCTCACGGTGACCGAGGTGCCCGACCCGCCCGGCCTCCAGGAGTCGTGA
- a CDS encoding adenosylcobinamide-GDP ribazoletransferase — translation MPDAARLAVGTLTAFPVPAPRSVDRRTAGRAMLLAPLVAVLLLVPVAVVLMLARVVDLSPLVQAVLAVAVLALSTRALHLDGLADTADGLTASYDPERALEVMRTGDVGPAGASTLVVTLALQIACGTTLLATTSGTTVAAVAVVASRLAITFACTRGFRAARPEGLGSLVAESVSRSGLVGVALAVAALATATAGAAEAPWWSGPVVVCAALLAAATVALRVVRRIGGITGDTLGAVVEIACATTLLVAAAIV, via the coding sequence TTGCCTGACGCCGCCCGCCTCGCCGTCGGCACGCTGACGGCCTTCCCCGTCCCGGCGCCCCGCTCGGTCGACCGTCGTACGGCCGGCCGCGCGATGCTGCTCGCACCGCTCGTCGCCGTGCTCCTGCTCGTGCCGGTCGCGGTCGTCCTCATGCTCGCACGTGTCGTCGACCTGAGCCCGCTCGTCCAGGCCGTCCTGGCCGTGGCGGTCCTCGCTCTGTCGACCCGCGCGCTCCACCTCGACGGCCTCGCCGACACCGCCGACGGACTCACGGCGTCCTACGACCCCGAGCGAGCCCTCGAGGTGATGCGCACCGGCGACGTCGGACCGGCTGGAGCGTCGACGCTCGTCGTGACCCTTGCGCTCCAGATCGCTTGTGGCACAACGCTTCTCGCCACGACATCGGGTACGACGGTGGCCGCCGTCGCGGTGGTCGCAAGTCGCCTGGCCATCACCTTCGCGTGCACTCGCGGGTTTCGTGCCGCACGGCCCGAGGGTCTGGGATCGCTGGTGGCAGAGAGCGTTTCGCGGTCAGGCCTGGTGGGTGTGGCGCTCGCCGTGGCCGCGCTCGCCACTGCCACAGCCGGCGCAGCCGAGGCACCGTGGTGGTCGGGCCCGGTCGTCGTGTGCGCTGCCCTGCTCGCTGCTGCGACCGTGGCGCTGCGCGTCGTACGGCGCATCGGTGGGATCACCGGCGACACGCTCGGGGCGGTCGTCGAGATCGCCTGTGCCACAACGCTGCTCGTGGCCGCCGCCATCGTGTGA